A DNA window from Haloactinospora alba contains the following coding sequences:
- a CDS encoding cytidine/deoxycytidylate deaminase family protein → MSSDGAPAREADLYWLRAAIDLSRSCPPAHTAFSVGALLVDAEGNVLSDGYSRQDDPSDHAEEAALRQIDATDPRLSSATIYSSLEPCGQRASRPRTCTELILDTPVPRVVFAWREPAVFVTGTGAQRLRAAGRTVVECPELAPLVRDVNAHVL, encoded by the coding sequence ATGAGCAGCGACGGGGCTCCCGCACGGGAGGCCGACCTCTACTGGCTACGCGCCGCCATCGACCTCTCCCGTTCCTGCCCGCCCGCGCACACCGCGTTCTCGGTCGGTGCGCTCCTGGTCGACGCGGAGGGGAATGTGCTCAGCGACGGTTACTCCCGCCAGGACGATCCCAGCGACCACGCCGAGGAGGCCGCCCTGCGTCAGATCGACGCTACCGACCCGCGGCTCTCCTCGGCCACGATCTACAGCTCCCTGGAACCGTGTGGCCAGCGCGCCTCACGGCCGCGTACATGTACCGAGCTGATCCTGGACACCCCAGTTCCCCGCGTCGTTTTCGCCTGGCGGGAACCGGCCGTGTTCGTGACGGGAACGGGCGCCCAGCGGCTGCGCGCAGCGGGACGCACCGTCGTGGAGTGTCCGGAACTCGCCCCGTTGGTACGCGACGTCAACGCACACGTGTTGTGA
- a CDS encoding ABC transporter permease, with product MTGTSTGPVPTTDRSKSAARPPAGGRRRRLPNESALLGSVGVAGFLAVCEIVPRLGLFPEKYLPPVSRILAELGQRLLLTSFWNAVADTIIAWALGLAIAFFAAVLLGFVIGSVPVLRAFTASTVEFLRPIPSVALIPLAILVYGVDIGSTLLLVVYAAFWQIYIQVLYGVADVDPVAEQTARSYGLGYWSRLRHVVWPSSLPYVFTGLRLGAAVALILTITAQLTIGSPGLGQQIQVAQSSGALTAVYALVIATGALGVLVNIAVRSLERRVLRWHTSVRGEVAS from the coding sequence ATGACTGGGACCTCCACCGGGCCAGTCCCCACAACCGACCGCAGCAAGTCCGCCGCGCGGCCGCCGGCGGGCGGCCGACGGCGGCGCCTCCCCAACGAGAGCGCTCTGCTAGGGAGCGTCGGCGTCGCCGGGTTCCTGGCGGTGTGCGAGATCGTTCCGCGTCTGGGGCTCTTTCCAGAGAAGTACCTGCCCCCCGTCTCGCGCATCCTCGCCGAGCTCGGGCAACGGCTGCTCTTGACCTCCTTCTGGAACGCGGTCGCCGACACCATCATCGCGTGGGCGCTGGGACTGGCGATCGCCTTCTTCGCTGCTGTACTCCTCGGGTTCGTTATCGGGTCGGTGCCGGTGCTGCGCGCGTTCACCGCCTCCACCGTGGAGTTCCTGAGGCCCATACCCTCCGTGGCACTGATACCGCTGGCGATCCTGGTGTACGGCGTCGACATCGGTTCGACCCTGCTCCTCGTGGTATACGCGGCGTTCTGGCAGATCTACATCCAGGTCCTGTACGGCGTTGCCGATGTGGATCCGGTGGCAGAGCAAACGGCCCGCTCCTACGGGTTGGGCTACTGGTCGCGACTGCGCCATGTCGTCTGGCCCTCCTCCCTGCCCTATGTCTTCACCGGGCTGCGGTTGGGTGCGGCAGTCGCCCTCATCCTGACGATCACCGCACAGCTCACCATCGGCTCCCCCGGGCTGGGGCAACAGATCCAGGTGGCCCAGAGCAGCGGCGCCCTCACCGCGGTCTACGCCCTCGTCATCGCCACGGGCGCGCTCGGCGTACTCGTGAACATCGCCGTCCGAAGCCTGGAACGCCGCGTCCTGCGGTGGCACACCTCGGTCCGAGGGGAGGTCGCCTCGTGA
- a CDS encoding ABC transporter permease: protein MLLLPVLLVLLWWGYTATGSSYYMPTPGVIAGAFAETWLSDQFFVHALPSIGRLLAGFALAAVAGVIAGVALGLSPRARATAEPVLEFCRAIPPPVLVPLLMLLIGVNLQMKLAVIVAGSVWPILLNTIEGVRAVDPVLVDTCRCYRIRGWRWLTTLVLRSASPQMMAGLRQALSIAIILMVISEMFASSSGLGFRIVLAQRQFAIPEMWSGILLLGLLGFALSVVFGRVERSVLHWYEGARAASRGT from the coding sequence ATACTGCTGTTGCCGGTGCTGTTGGTTCTGCTGTGGTGGGGATACACGGCAACGGGGAGTAGCTACTACATGCCGACCCCCGGGGTGATCGCGGGGGCGTTCGCCGAGACGTGGCTCTCCGATCAGTTCTTCGTCCACGCCCTTCCCAGCATCGGCCGGCTGCTCGCAGGGTTCGCCCTGGCGGCGGTGGCGGGCGTCATCGCCGGTGTGGCGCTGGGACTGTCCCCGCGGGCACGCGCCACGGCCGAACCCGTATTGGAGTTCTGCCGCGCGATACCACCACCCGTGCTGGTGCCCCTGCTGATGCTGCTGATCGGGGTGAACCTCCAGATGAAGCTGGCGGTCATCGTCGCTGGAAGCGTGTGGCCGATCCTGCTCAACACGATCGAGGGGGTACGCGCCGTCGACCCTGTGCTGGTCGACACCTGCCGGTGCTACCGCATCCGCGGCTGGCGGTGGCTCACCACACTGGTGCTGCGCTCCGCCAGCCCCCAGATGATGGCTGGCCTGCGCCAGGCACTGTCGATCGCGATCATCCTGATGGTCATCAGCGAGATGTTCGCCAGCTCCAGCGGCCTGGGATTCCGCATCGTACTGGCGCAGCGCCAGTTCGCGATCCCCGAGATGTGGTCCGGCATCCTGTTGCTCGGGCTGCTCGGATTCGCCCTCTCGGTGGTGTTCGGCCGTGTGGAGCGCAGCGTCCTCCACTGGTACGAGGGTGCCCGCGCCGCCAGTAGGGGTACGTGA
- a CDS encoding ABC transporter substrate-binding protein, which yields MLRRTLAMTSVLALAATSACSGDESGGDDLTSITVGAIPIVDVAPLHLAKEQGFFEDHGLKVEIKNTSGGAEAIPGVNSGSFDFAFGNITSLIIAREKGLPLKVVSNGVTSTGKEGADFGGVVVPEDSSISSARDLAGAKIAVNNLENIGDTTVRNSIREDGGDPSNVEFVEMPFPDMPAALEQGELDAAWVVEPFRTTALDDGTEEVASNFVDADPSLSIASYFTREELIDDNPELIESFTAAMHESLSYADSRPEEVRRILTTYTDMDETLIEEIQLPAFPTEGDRDSAQRIGELMVKDGLIDSKPDTDELFL from the coding sequence ATGCTCCGCAGAACCCTCGCGATGACCTCAGTTCTGGCACTGGCCGCTACCTCGGCGTGCAGCGGTGACGAGTCCGGCGGGGACGACCTCACCTCCATCACTGTCGGTGCCATTCCCATCGTTGACGTTGCCCCCCTCCATCTCGCCAAGGAGCAGGGATTCTTCGAGGACCATGGCCTCAAGGTAGAGATCAAGAACACCTCCGGAGGCGCTGAGGCCATCCCCGGCGTCAACAGCGGATCCTTCGACTTTGCCTTCGGCAACATCACGAGCCTCATCATCGCCCGTGAGAAGGGGCTCCCCCTGAAGGTCGTCAGTAACGGCGTGACCAGCACGGGCAAGGAGGGGGCCGATTTCGGCGGTGTCGTCGTCCCGGAGGACAGCAGCATCTCCAGCGCCCGGGATCTCGCCGGAGCGAAAATCGCGGTGAACAACTTGGAGAACATCGGTGACACCACCGTGCGCAACTCCATCCGCGAGGACGGCGGGGACCCCTCCAACGTCGAATTCGTCGAGATGCCGTTCCCGGACATGCCCGCAGCGCTGGAACAAGGGGAACTGGACGCTGCCTGGGTGGTGGAGCCCTTCCGCACCACAGCCCTGGACGACGGGACAGAGGAAGTAGCGTCCAACTTCGTCGACGCGGACCCGTCGCTGTCCATCGCCTCCTACTTCACCCGGGAGGAGCTCATCGACGACAACCCCGAGCTGATCGAGTCCTTCACCGCCGCGATGCACGAGTCGCTGAGCTACGCCGACAGCCGTCCGGAGGAGGTGCGCCGCATCCTCACCACCTACACCGACATGGACGAGACGCTGATCGAGGAGATCCAGCTTCCGGCGTTCCCCACCGAAGGTGACCGCGACTCCGCGCAGCGGATCGGGGAGCTGATGGTCAAGGACGGCCTCATCGACTCCAAACCCGACACGGACGAACTCTTCCTATGA
- a CDS encoding ABC transporter ATP-binding protein, whose protein sequence is MLDVTGVHKVYSGGDREVEAVRDLTFTLPEGELACLVGPSGCGKTTLLKCIAGLMPPTSGQVTLAQRPVAAPPPDMAVVFQEYGRSLFPWLTVRGNIELPLKKKKLTRQRRESLVAEALDAVGLSSSGPSYPWQLSGGMQQRVALARAIAYEPRVLLMDEPFAAVDAQTRADLEDLIRTLWQRFSMTVLFVTHDIDEAVYLGQRVLVLSSAPTVIQDDIAVDLPEERDQLTTRASSRFTELRTRVYEEIQTAKRGAAATSGK, encoded by the coding sequence ATGCTTGACGTCACCGGAGTGCACAAGGTCTACAGCGGTGGTGACCGCGAGGTCGAAGCCGTGCGCGACCTGACGTTCACCCTGCCCGAGGGGGAACTGGCATGTCTTGTCGGCCCCTCGGGATGCGGAAAGACGACCCTGCTGAAGTGCATAGCCGGCCTCATGCCACCCACCTCGGGCCAGGTGACCCTGGCCCAACGTCCGGTCGCCGCGCCCCCGCCGGACATGGCGGTGGTCTTCCAGGAGTACGGGCGCAGCCTGTTCCCCTGGCTGACCGTGCGCGGCAACATCGAACTCCCCCTCAAGAAGAAGAAACTAACCCGGCAGCGCCGCGAGTCCCTGGTGGCCGAGGCCCTGGACGCGGTGGGGCTCTCCAGCTCCGGCCCGTCCTACCCGTGGCAGCTCTCCGGCGGTATGCAACAGCGTGTGGCCCTGGCCCGAGCCATCGCCTACGAACCGCGTGTGTTGCTCATGGACGAACCCTTCGCCGCTGTGGACGCCCAGACCCGGGCTGACCTCGAGGACCTCATCCGGACATTGTGGCAACGGTTCTCCATGACGGTGCTGTTCGTCACGCACGACATCGACGAGGCGGTGTACCTCGGTCAGCGCGTCCTCGTGCTGTCCTCCGCCCCCACCGTCATCCAGGACGACATCGCCGTCGACCTGCCGGAGGAGCGCGACCAGCTCACCACCCGCGCGTCATCCCGTTTCACCGAGCTGCGCACCCGGGTGTACGAGGAGATCCAAACGGCCAAACGCGGGGCAGCGGCCACCTCAGGGAAGTAG
- a CDS encoding RibD family protein, with translation MDRPHTIVSCAMSADGYIDDTGSAPLRLSNDADAEEVDQLRADCDAILVGAQTVRRDDPRLLVRSEERRRRRIEQDKPENPVKVALSQSGKLDPQARFFTAGNAGKLLYTASGRSAAARRFAGAERTIVVDGGDPIDPRGVLADLARRGVGRLLVEGGSHIHTLFLTAGLADELRLAVAPFFVGDPAAPRFVGSGTFPHTPTAPMRLVETRVLGDVAVLRYITGGEE, from the coding sequence ATGGACCGGCCACACACCATCGTCAGCTGCGCGATGTCCGCCGACGGGTACATCGACGACACCGGATCCGCGCCGTTACGGCTGTCCAACGACGCCGACGCCGAGGAGGTCGACCAGCTGCGTGCCGACTGCGACGCCATCCTCGTCGGCGCCCAGACGGTGCGACGGGACGACCCCCGGTTGTTGGTGCGCTCGGAAGAACGCCGCCGTCGCCGGATCGAACAAGACAAACCGGAGAACCCCGTCAAGGTCGCCCTGAGCCAGAGCGGGAAACTCGACCCGCAGGCGCGGTTCTTCACCGCCGGGAACGCGGGGAAACTCCTCTACACGGCGAGCGGACGCTCCGCGGCGGCGCGTCGTTTCGCCGGAGCGGAGAGAACCATCGTGGTGGACGGAGGCGACCCCATCGACCCCCGGGGTGTCCTCGCCGACCTGGCACGCCGCGGAGTCGGCCGGCTGCTGGTCGAGGGAGGCAGCCATATCCACACACTGTTCCTCACCGCCGGGCTCGCGGACGAGCTGCGGTTGGCCGTCGCCCCGTTCTTCGTCGGGGACCCCGCCGCCCCCCGCTTCGTCGGGTCCGGAACCTTCCCCCACACGCCGACGGCCCCGATGCGGCTCGTCGAGACCCGGGTGTTGGGGGACGTGGCAGTGCTGCGCTACATCACGGGAGGGGAAGAATGA
- a CDS encoding thiamine pyrophosphate-dependent enzyme — protein sequence MSDQYGSPEPRTIRDATVDVLRGLGLTTVFANPGSTEVPFLTDLPTDLRFVLALHEGSVVGMATGWAVARDRPALVQLHTTAGLGNAVGALATARVNRAPLVVLVGQQDRRHLDLEPFLTGRLRDLAGSYPVRVEEPVTAQEVPAAVARAHHTAADARGPALVIVPMDDWSEPCDEERVHAAAGTVVRAQEADSSRLAGVAGLLDTAENPALVAGAGTDTEEGWAALTALAEHLGARVFQESFGARAGFPQDHPLYAGVLPADRPGLRDAFADHDVVLAAGAPVFRQYPYTSGPLVPAGTRVALLTDDPEEAYRSPVETAVVAPVASAVRGILERTARRTGPPRTRGGESSPAPPGENEPLSPSHVLAALAQRASPETVFVEETPSSRPEMHRLIPARRPLGFVSAAMGGLGFALPAATGIRMADPERPVIAVVGDGSSMYAVQALWSAARYSAGVLFVVLSNGGYAVMDRLAEQQGGTPSWPSFPDVSVAGVARELGCPAHCVDTYAGLVTELDEAVPHLEQRQQPLVLSVTVDAQGVFRP from the coding sequence ATGTCAGACCAGTACGGTTCCCCGGAACCGCGCACCATCCGGGACGCGACCGTGGACGTCCTGCGCGGCCTCGGGCTGACGACGGTGTTCGCCAACCCGGGCTCGACCGAGGTCCCCTTCCTCACCGACCTGCCGACGGATCTGCGGTTCGTGCTGGCACTGCACGAAGGCTCGGTCGTGGGAATGGCGACCGGCTGGGCGGTGGCCCGGGACAGGCCGGCTCTGGTGCAGCTGCACACCACGGCTGGGCTGGGGAACGCCGTCGGCGCTCTGGCCACCGCGCGTGTGAACCGGGCACCGCTGGTGGTCCTGGTGGGGCAGCAGGACCGGCGCCACCTCGACCTGGAGCCGTTCCTCACCGGAAGGCTGCGTGACCTCGCCGGCAGCTACCCGGTACGGGTGGAAGAGCCGGTCACAGCACAGGAGGTCCCCGCCGCCGTCGCGCGCGCCCACCACACGGCCGCCGACGCGCGGGGCCCCGCCCTGGTCATCGTGCCGATGGACGACTGGTCCGAACCCTGCGACGAAGAGCGTGTCCACGCCGCCGCCGGAACCGTCGTCCGCGCACAGGAAGCCGACAGTTCCCGGCTCGCCGGTGTCGCCGGTCTGCTGGACACCGCCGAGAACCCGGCACTGGTCGCGGGAGCGGGTACCGACACGGAGGAGGGGTGGGCGGCGCTGACCGCCCTGGCCGAGCATCTCGGAGCCCGCGTGTTCCAGGAGAGCTTCGGCGCACGCGCGGGCTTCCCGCAGGACCACCCGCTGTACGCGGGGGTGCTGCCCGCTGACCGTCCCGGACTGCGCGACGCCTTCGCCGACCACGACGTGGTGCTCGCCGCCGGCGCTCCCGTGTTCCGGCAGTATCCCTACACCTCCGGTCCGCTCGTGCCGGCGGGGACACGGGTCGCGCTGCTCACCGACGACCCGGAGGAGGCCTACCGTAGTCCGGTCGAAACGGCGGTCGTCGCTCCCGTCGCATCAGCCGTGCGCGGTATCCTCGAGCGGACGGCGCGGCGGACGGGGCCTCCCCGGACGCGCGGAGGGGAGAGCTCCCCCGCCCCGCCCGGCGAGAACGAGCCGCTGTCGCCGTCCCACGTGCTGGCGGCGTTGGCTCAGCGTGCCTCTCCCGAAACCGTCTTCGTCGAGGAGACCCCGTCGAGCCGGCCCGAGATGCACCGGCTCATACCTGCCCGACGCCCTCTGGGATTCGTATCCGCAGCAATGGGCGGACTCGGGTTCGCGTTGCCCGCAGCCACCGGCATACGCATGGCGGACCCCGAACGGCCGGTGATCGCCGTTGTCGGGGACGGTTCGTCCATGTACGCGGTACAAGCCCTGTGGAGCGCGGCCCGGTACTCCGCGGGGGTGCTGTTCGTCGTCCTGTCCAACGGCGGGTACGCGGTCATGGACCGGCTGGCGGAACAGCAGGGGGGAACCCCATCCTGGCCCTCGTTCCCGGACGTGTCCGTAGCCGGTGTGGCACGGGAACTGGGCTGTCCGGCACACTGCGTCGACACCTACGCCGGCCTCGTCACCGAGCTCGACGAGGCCGTTCCGCACCTGGAGCAGCGCCAGCAACCACTGGTACTGAGCGTAACTGTCGACGCGCAGGGCGTTTTCCGGCCGTGA